One Periophthalmus magnuspinnatus isolate fPerMag1 chromosome 8, fPerMag1.2.pri, whole genome shotgun sequence genomic window carries:
- the zmp:0000000896 gene encoding caspase recruitment domain-containing protein 11 isoform X3: MSGVTDWAEDADSAAQDEVRSPPWTEERCEELWDRVEGVRHKLTRILHPAKLTPYLRQCKVIDEEDEDEVLNSTQYPLRISKAGRLLDILRGQGQRGLQAFMESLEFYHPEQYTQLTGEKPMQRCSLILDEEGPEGLTQFLLLEVKKLREQLKNSRLCERRLSQRCRMAEEERSRAERKAHELRHDRLQLERLRQDWESASRELGKLKDRLLEQAVKYSRALEDQGKATHRERELLRQVEELKSRLNEADKLSTEADPVTLSSKNSLMISSSQPPPPALPEKPLKCVKPDATVNGTRDSGVIALMDILQQDRREAAEERQELCDMITALQEEAQRCEEQMGRLEAQCAQLQLKVSTLQLDWETEQKRSVSYFNQIMELEKERDQALRSRDSLQLEYTECLLDKNRLRKRIAELQASMEQQQRELEREREQMDQSTSCLHCSHLSLWSEDQCYGPCCSLDLSPQHNNNNNLLLPKTHPKRRTKENSTDSHSTSEENLLISAENSEKEINRLSTFPFPPCLDSINRRFNAEFDLDSWGSDENENIAGEQSELCLWDSLTSLQSQPCPSDLTKSHKPTDQNTSSPSTSPEHRKASLADDITIVGGNRTGIFVSHVKPGSAAENCGLTPGCELLELERVLFGEGSVQLTQCTAEVAHFSLQWWTEPSSLKHRSNAEAYAQLCSQIKSSSFMGADSFYVRVNLTMEPRGDPPSLGVSCDDIIHVTDTRLNGKYHWRCWRVDPNTAKPLQAGTMPNYNRAQQLLLVRLRKLALEQKDFKAKMFSKKSAGRVRLVKAVDPSFRGIDSGQQVFYTLSKRHEEHLIPYSLVKPLQVQTKRPVIFSPSLLSRGLIERLMQPADSSLNFSTCPTEHIPVSERGDRQVFLLDSYAPEQALGVRVQSIQDIISQGKHCLLELGLSSVEGLLRTGIYPIVIHICPKSKKHKKLRQFFPRCVEDGAMEEVCHAEELQLETLPLLYHTLEPNTWSCTEELLSSLRNAIHSQQSAVAWVELDRLQ; encoded by the exons GTGTGACGGACTGGGCAGAGGACGCAGACAGCGCTGCGCAGGACGAGGTGCGCTCTCCGCCCTGGACAGAGGAGCGCTGTGAGGAGCTGTGGGACCGGGTGGAGGGCGTACGACACAAACTCACCCGCATCCTCCATCCGGCCAAACTCACTCCATATCTGCGCCAGTGCAAAGTCATCGACGAGGAAGATGAAGACGAGGTGCTCAACTCCACACAGTACCCCCTGCGCATCAGTAAGGCAG GACGTCTGCTGGACATCCTGCGAGGTCAAGGTCAAAGAGGTCTGCAGGCTTTTATGGAGTCGCTGGAGTTTTATCACCCGGAGCAGTACACACAGCTGACAGGGGAGAAGCCCATGCAGCGCTGCTCTCTCAttctgg ATGAGGAGGGTCCTGAGGGGCTGACGCAGTTTTTGCTTTTGGAAGTGAAAAAGTTGCGTGAACAGCTCAAAAACAGTCGTCTGTGCGAGCGTCGTCTGTCCCAGCGCTGTCGTATGGCCGAGGAGGAGCGGAGTCGCGCCGAGAGGAAGGCCCACGAGCTACGCCACGACAGACTGCAGCTCGAGAG GTTGCGTCAGGACTGGGAGTCGGCGAGCCGGGAGCTGGGGAAACTGAAGGACAGACTTTTGGAGCAGGCTGTGAAGTATTCCAGAGCATTAGAGGACCAAGGAAAAGCCACTCATCGAGAGAGAGAGCTGCTCAGGCAG GTGGAAGAGCTGAAGTCaagactgaatgaagcagataaaTTGTCAACGGAGGCCGATCCTGTGACTTTATCGTCCAAAAACAGTTTGATGATCAGTAGTTCACAGCCGCCTCCACCTGCTCTGCCAGAGAAACCTCTGAAATGTGTCAAACCAGACGCCACAGTCAACGGGACCCGGGATTCAGGGGTAATC GCTCTGATGGACATCCTGCAGCAGGACCGCAGAGAGgcagcagaggagagacaggagctgTGTGACATGATCACTGCTCTACAGGAGGAGGCGCAGAGGTGTGAGGAGCAGATGGGCCGG CTGGAGGCGCAGTGTGCACAGCTCCAACTGAAGGTCAGCACTCTGCAGCTGGACTGGGAGACGGAGCAGAAGAGGAGTGTGTCCTACTTCAACCAGATCATGGagctggagaaggagagggaccAG GCCCTAAGAAGCAGGGACAGTTTGCAGCTGGAGTACACAGAGTGTCTCCTGGATAAGAACCGTCTGAGGAAGAGAATCGCGGAGCTGCAGGCCAGTatggagcagcagcagagggagctgGAGCGAGAGCGAGAGCAGATGGACCAGAGCACGTCCTGTCTGCACTGT TCtcatttgtctctgtggagtgaGGACCAGTGCTACGGCCCCTGCTGCTCCCTGGACCTGAGCCCccagcacaacaacaacaacaacctgcTGCTGCCAAAG ACACACCCAAAAAGAAGAACAAAGGAAAACTCCACAG ATTCTCATTCCACCTCTGAGGAAAACCTCTTGATTTCT GCGGAAAACAGTGAAAAGGAGATAAATCGCCTCTCAACGTTCCCTTTCCCTCCTTGTTTAGACTCCATCAACAGACGGTTCAACGCAGA GTTTGACTTGGATTCTTGGGGCAGTGACGAGAATGAAAACATCGCTG gtgAACAAAGTGAACTGTGTTTGTGGGACTCGTTGACCTCGTTACAGTCTCAGCCCTGTCCCTCTGATCTGACCAAATCTCACAAACCCACTGACCAAAATACGTCAAG CCCGTCGACCTCTCCCGAACACAGAAAAGCCAGTCTCgccgatgacatcacaatagtGGGAGGAAACCGCACCGGGATCTTTGTGAGCCACGTGAAGCCCGGGTCTGCGGCCGAAAACTGTGGACTGACACCGGGCTGTGAGCTGCTGGAG CTGGAGCGTGTGCTGTTTGGCGAGGGCAGTGTGCAGCTGACCCAGTGCACTGCAGAGGTAGCACACTTTTCTCTTCAGTGGTGGACAGAACCTTCTTCACTTAAACATCGGAGCAACGCGGAGG cCTATGCCCAACTCTGCTCCCAGATCAAATCTTCTTCTTTCATGGGGGCAGACTCATTCTATGTTCGTGTGAATCTCACTATGGAGCCGCGCGGGGATCCTCCGTCACTGGGAGTGTCTTGTGATGACATCATACACGTCACAGACACCAGACTGAACGGCAAGTATCACTGGCGCTGTTGGCGAGTCGACCCAAACACCGCCAAGCCCCTGCAGGCAGGGACCATGCCAAACTACAACAG GGCTCAACAGTTGCTACTTGTGAGGTTAAGAAAACTGGCACTTGAACAAAAAGACTTCAAGGCGAAAATG TTCTCGAAGAAATCAGCAGGACGTGTGCGCCTCGTTAAAGCTGTGGATCCGAGCTTTCGTGGCATTGACTCTGGTCAACAGGTTTTCTACACTCTCAGTAAAC GTCATGAGGAGCATCTGATTCCATACAGTTTAGTGAAGCCGCTGCAGGTTCAAACTAAAAGACCAGTGattttctctccgtctcttctGTCTCGGGGGCTTATCGAGAGACTGATGCAGCCTGCAGACTCCAGTCTGAACTTCAGCACCTGCCCCACAG AACATATCCCCGTTTCAGAacgaggagacagacaggtgttcTTGTTAGATTCGTACGCTCCAGAGCAGGCTCTGGGTGTGAGAGTGCAGTCTATACAGGACATAATCAGCCAG GGTAAACACTGTTTGTTGGAGCTGGGGCTGTCCAGTGTTGAAGGCCTGTTGAGAACGGGAATATACCCTATTGTCATCCACATTTGCCCAAagagcaaaaaacacaaaaaactaagGCAG TTTTTTCCTCGATGTGTGGAGGACGGAGCAATGGAGGAGGTGTGTCATGCTGAAGAGCTGCAGTTAGAGACGCTGCCTCTGCTTTATCACACTCTGGAGCCAAACACTTGGAGCTGCACAGAGGAGCTGCTGTCGTCGTTACGTAACGCCATCCACAGCCAACAGAGTGCAGTAGCCTGGGTCGAACTGGACCGGCTGCAATAA
- the zmp:0000000896 gene encoding caspase recruitment domain-containing protein 11 isoform X1, with protein sequence MSGVTDWAEDADSAAQDEVRSPPWTEERCEELWDRVEGVRHKLTRILHPAKLTPYLRQCKVIDEEDEDEVLNSTQYPLRISKAGRLLDILRGQGQRGLQAFMESLEFYHPEQYTQLTGEKPMQRCSLILDEEGPEGLTQFLLLEVKKLREQLKNSRLCERRLSQRCRMAEEERSRAERKAHELRHDRLQLERLRQDWESASRELGKLKDRLLEQAVKYSRALEDQGKATHRERELLRQVEELKSRLNEADKLSTEADPVTLSSKNSLMISSSQPPPPALPEKPLKCVKPDATVNGTRDSGVIALMDILQQDRREAAEERQELCDMITALQEEAQRCEEQMGRLEAQCAQLQLKVSTLQLDWETEQKRSVSYFNQIMELEKERDQALRSRDSLQLEYTECLLDKNRLRKRIAELQASMEQQQRELEREREQMDQSTSCLHCSHLSLWSEDQCYGPCCSLDLSPQHNNNNNLLLPKTHPKRRTKENSTDSHSTSEENLLISAENSEKEINRLSTFPFPPCLDSINRRFNAEFDLDSWGSDENENIAGEQSELCLWDSLTSLQSQPCPSDLTKSHKPTDQNTSSISSLTPPSSPSTSPEHRKASLADDITIVGGNRTGIFVSHVKPGSAAENCGLTPGCELLELERVLFGEGSVQLTQCTAEVAHFSLQWWTEPSSLKHRSNAEAYAQLCSQIKSSSFMGADSFYVRVNLTMEPRGDPPSLGVSCDDIIHVTDTRLNGKYHWRCWRVDPNTAKPLQAGTMPNYNRAQQLLLVRLRKLALEQKDFKAKMFSKKSAGRVRLVKAVDPSFRGIDSGQQVFYTLSKRHEEHLIPYSLVKPLQVQTKRPVIFSPSLLSRGLIERLMQPADSSLNFSTCPTEHIPVSERGDRQVFLLDSYAPEQALGVRVQSIQDIISQGKHCLLELGLSSVEGLLRTGIYPIVIHICPKSKKHKKLRKFFPRCVEDGAMEEVCHAEELQLETLPLLYHTLEPNTWSCTEELLSSLRNAIHSQQSAVAWVELDRLQ encoded by the exons GTGTGACGGACTGGGCAGAGGACGCAGACAGCGCTGCGCAGGACGAGGTGCGCTCTCCGCCCTGGACAGAGGAGCGCTGTGAGGAGCTGTGGGACCGGGTGGAGGGCGTACGACACAAACTCACCCGCATCCTCCATCCGGCCAAACTCACTCCATATCTGCGCCAGTGCAAAGTCATCGACGAGGAAGATGAAGACGAGGTGCTCAACTCCACACAGTACCCCCTGCGCATCAGTAAGGCAG GACGTCTGCTGGACATCCTGCGAGGTCAAGGTCAAAGAGGTCTGCAGGCTTTTATGGAGTCGCTGGAGTTTTATCACCCGGAGCAGTACACACAGCTGACAGGGGAGAAGCCCATGCAGCGCTGCTCTCTCAttctgg ATGAGGAGGGTCCTGAGGGGCTGACGCAGTTTTTGCTTTTGGAAGTGAAAAAGTTGCGTGAACAGCTCAAAAACAGTCGTCTGTGCGAGCGTCGTCTGTCCCAGCGCTGTCGTATGGCCGAGGAGGAGCGGAGTCGCGCCGAGAGGAAGGCCCACGAGCTACGCCACGACAGACTGCAGCTCGAGAG GTTGCGTCAGGACTGGGAGTCGGCGAGCCGGGAGCTGGGGAAACTGAAGGACAGACTTTTGGAGCAGGCTGTGAAGTATTCCAGAGCATTAGAGGACCAAGGAAAAGCCACTCATCGAGAGAGAGAGCTGCTCAGGCAG GTGGAAGAGCTGAAGTCaagactgaatgaagcagataaaTTGTCAACGGAGGCCGATCCTGTGACTTTATCGTCCAAAAACAGTTTGATGATCAGTAGTTCACAGCCGCCTCCACCTGCTCTGCCAGAGAAACCTCTGAAATGTGTCAAACCAGACGCCACAGTCAACGGGACCCGGGATTCAGGGGTAATC GCTCTGATGGACATCCTGCAGCAGGACCGCAGAGAGgcagcagaggagagacaggagctgTGTGACATGATCACTGCTCTACAGGAGGAGGCGCAGAGGTGTGAGGAGCAGATGGGCCGG CTGGAGGCGCAGTGTGCACAGCTCCAACTGAAGGTCAGCACTCTGCAGCTGGACTGGGAGACGGAGCAGAAGAGGAGTGTGTCCTACTTCAACCAGATCATGGagctggagaaggagagggaccAG GCCCTAAGAAGCAGGGACAGTTTGCAGCTGGAGTACACAGAGTGTCTCCTGGATAAGAACCGTCTGAGGAAGAGAATCGCGGAGCTGCAGGCCAGTatggagcagcagcagagggagctgGAGCGAGAGCGAGAGCAGATGGACCAGAGCACGTCCTGTCTGCACTGT TCtcatttgtctctgtggagtgaGGACCAGTGCTACGGCCCCTGCTGCTCCCTGGACCTGAGCCCccagcacaacaacaacaacaacctgcTGCTGCCAAAG ACACACCCAAAAAGAAGAACAAAGGAAAACTCCACAG ATTCTCATTCCACCTCTGAGGAAAACCTCTTGATTTCT GCGGAAAACAGTGAAAAGGAGATAAATCGCCTCTCAACGTTCCCTTTCCCTCCTTGTTTAGACTCCATCAACAGACGGTTCAACGCAGA GTTTGACTTGGATTCTTGGGGCAGTGACGAGAATGAAAACATCGCTG gtgAACAAAGTGAACTGTGTTTGTGGGACTCGTTGACCTCGTTACAGTCTCAGCCCTGTCCCTCTGATCTGACCAAATCTCACAAACCCACTGACCAAAATACGTCAAG tatatcCTCGCTCACTCCACCTTCCAGCCCGTCGACCTCTCCCGAACACAGAAAAGCCAGTCTCgccgatgacatcacaatagtGGGAGGAAACCGCACCGGGATCTTTGTGAGCCACGTGAAGCCCGGGTCTGCGGCCGAAAACTGTGGACTGACACCGGGCTGTGAGCTGCTGGAG CTGGAGCGTGTGCTGTTTGGCGAGGGCAGTGTGCAGCTGACCCAGTGCACTGCAGAGGTAGCACACTTTTCTCTTCAGTGGTGGACAGAACCTTCTTCACTTAAACATCGGAGCAACGCGGAGG cCTATGCCCAACTCTGCTCCCAGATCAAATCTTCTTCTTTCATGGGGGCAGACTCATTCTATGTTCGTGTGAATCTCACTATGGAGCCGCGCGGGGATCCTCCGTCACTGGGAGTGTCTTGTGATGACATCATACACGTCACAGACACCAGACTGAACGGCAAGTATCACTGGCGCTGTTGGCGAGTCGACCCAAACACCGCCAAGCCCCTGCAGGCAGGGACCATGCCAAACTACAACAG GGCTCAACAGTTGCTACTTGTGAGGTTAAGAAAACTGGCACTTGAACAAAAAGACTTCAAGGCGAAAATG TTCTCGAAGAAATCAGCAGGACGTGTGCGCCTCGTTAAAGCTGTGGATCCGAGCTTTCGTGGCATTGACTCTGGTCAACAGGTTTTCTACACTCTCAGTAAAC GTCATGAGGAGCATCTGATTCCATACAGTTTAGTGAAGCCGCTGCAGGTTCAAACTAAAAGACCAGTGattttctctccgtctcttctGTCTCGGGGGCTTATCGAGAGACTGATGCAGCCTGCAGACTCCAGTCTGAACTTCAGCACCTGCCCCACAG AACATATCCCCGTTTCAGAacgaggagacagacaggtgttcTTGTTAGATTCGTACGCTCCAGAGCAGGCTCTGGGTGTGAGAGTGCAGTCTATACAGGACATAATCAGCCAG GGTAAACACTGTTTGTTGGAGCTGGGGCTGTCCAGTGTTGAAGGCCTGTTGAGAACGGGAATATACCCTATTGTCATCCACATTTGCCCAAagagcaaaaaacacaaaaaactaag AAAGTTTTTTCCTCGATGTGTGGAGGACGGAGCAATGGAGGAGGTGTGTCATGCTGAAGAGCTGCAGTTAGAGACGCTGCCTCTGCTTTATCACACTCTGGAGCCAAACACTTGGAGCTGCACAGAGGAGCTGCTGTCGTCGTTACGTAACGCCATCCACAGCCAACAGAGTGCAGTAGCCTGGGTCGAACTGGACCGGCTGCAATAA
- the zmp:0000000896 gene encoding caspase recruitment domain-containing protein 11 isoform X2, which produces MSGVTDWAEDADSAAQDEVRSPPWTEERCEELWDRVEGVRHKLTRILHPAKLTPYLRQCKVIDEEDEDEVLNSTQYPLRISKAGRLLDILRGQGQRGLQAFMESLEFYHPEQYTQLTGEKPMQRCSLILDEEGPEGLTQFLLLEVKKLREQLKNSRLCERRLSQRCRMAEEERSRAERKAHELRHDRLQLERLRQDWESASRELGKLKDRLLEQAVKYSRALEDQGKATHRERELLRQVEELKSRLNEADKLSTEADPVTLSSKNSLMISSSQPPPPALPEKPLKCVKPDATVNGTRDSGVIALMDILQQDRREAAEERQELCDMITALQEEAQRCEEQMGRLEAQCAQLQLKVSTLQLDWETEQKRSVSYFNQIMELEKERDQALRSRDSLQLEYTECLLDKNRLRKRIAELQASMEQQQRELEREREQMDQSTSCLHCSHLSLWSEDQCYGPCCSLDLSPQHNNNNNLLLPKTHPKRRTKENSTDSHSTSEENLLISAENSEKEINRLSTFPFPPCLDSINRRFNAEFDLDSWGSDENENIAGEQSELCLWDSLTSLQSQPCPSDLTKSHKPTDQNTSSISSLTPPSSPSTSPEHRKASLADDITIVGGNRTGIFVSHVKPGSAAENCGLTPGCELLELERVLFGEGSVQLTQCTAEVAHFSLQWWTEPSSLKHRSNAEAYAQLCSQIKSSSFMGADSFYVRVNLTMEPRGDPPSLGVSCDDIIHVTDTRLNGKYHWRCWRVDPNTAKPLQAGTMPNYNRAQQLLLVRLRKLALEQKDFKAKMFSKKSAGRVRLVKAVDPSFRGIDSGQQVFYTLSKRHEEHLIPYSLVKPLQVQTKRPVIFSPSLLSRGLIERLMQPADSSLNFSTCPTEHIPVSERGDRQVFLLDSYAPEQALGVRVQSIQDIISQGKHCLLELGLSSVEGLLRTGIYPIVIHICPKSKKHKKLRQFFPRCVEDGAMEEVCHAEELQLETLPLLYHTLEPNTWSCTEELLSSLRNAIHSQQSAVAWVELDRLQ; this is translated from the exons GTGTGACGGACTGGGCAGAGGACGCAGACAGCGCTGCGCAGGACGAGGTGCGCTCTCCGCCCTGGACAGAGGAGCGCTGTGAGGAGCTGTGGGACCGGGTGGAGGGCGTACGACACAAACTCACCCGCATCCTCCATCCGGCCAAACTCACTCCATATCTGCGCCAGTGCAAAGTCATCGACGAGGAAGATGAAGACGAGGTGCTCAACTCCACACAGTACCCCCTGCGCATCAGTAAGGCAG GACGTCTGCTGGACATCCTGCGAGGTCAAGGTCAAAGAGGTCTGCAGGCTTTTATGGAGTCGCTGGAGTTTTATCACCCGGAGCAGTACACACAGCTGACAGGGGAGAAGCCCATGCAGCGCTGCTCTCTCAttctgg ATGAGGAGGGTCCTGAGGGGCTGACGCAGTTTTTGCTTTTGGAAGTGAAAAAGTTGCGTGAACAGCTCAAAAACAGTCGTCTGTGCGAGCGTCGTCTGTCCCAGCGCTGTCGTATGGCCGAGGAGGAGCGGAGTCGCGCCGAGAGGAAGGCCCACGAGCTACGCCACGACAGACTGCAGCTCGAGAG GTTGCGTCAGGACTGGGAGTCGGCGAGCCGGGAGCTGGGGAAACTGAAGGACAGACTTTTGGAGCAGGCTGTGAAGTATTCCAGAGCATTAGAGGACCAAGGAAAAGCCACTCATCGAGAGAGAGAGCTGCTCAGGCAG GTGGAAGAGCTGAAGTCaagactgaatgaagcagataaaTTGTCAACGGAGGCCGATCCTGTGACTTTATCGTCCAAAAACAGTTTGATGATCAGTAGTTCACAGCCGCCTCCACCTGCTCTGCCAGAGAAACCTCTGAAATGTGTCAAACCAGACGCCACAGTCAACGGGACCCGGGATTCAGGGGTAATC GCTCTGATGGACATCCTGCAGCAGGACCGCAGAGAGgcagcagaggagagacaggagctgTGTGACATGATCACTGCTCTACAGGAGGAGGCGCAGAGGTGTGAGGAGCAGATGGGCCGG CTGGAGGCGCAGTGTGCACAGCTCCAACTGAAGGTCAGCACTCTGCAGCTGGACTGGGAGACGGAGCAGAAGAGGAGTGTGTCCTACTTCAACCAGATCATGGagctggagaaggagagggaccAG GCCCTAAGAAGCAGGGACAGTTTGCAGCTGGAGTACACAGAGTGTCTCCTGGATAAGAACCGTCTGAGGAAGAGAATCGCGGAGCTGCAGGCCAGTatggagcagcagcagagggagctgGAGCGAGAGCGAGAGCAGATGGACCAGAGCACGTCCTGTCTGCACTGT TCtcatttgtctctgtggagtgaGGACCAGTGCTACGGCCCCTGCTGCTCCCTGGACCTGAGCCCccagcacaacaacaacaacaacctgcTGCTGCCAAAG ACACACCCAAAAAGAAGAACAAAGGAAAACTCCACAG ATTCTCATTCCACCTCTGAGGAAAACCTCTTGATTTCT GCGGAAAACAGTGAAAAGGAGATAAATCGCCTCTCAACGTTCCCTTTCCCTCCTTGTTTAGACTCCATCAACAGACGGTTCAACGCAGA GTTTGACTTGGATTCTTGGGGCAGTGACGAGAATGAAAACATCGCTG gtgAACAAAGTGAACTGTGTTTGTGGGACTCGTTGACCTCGTTACAGTCTCAGCCCTGTCCCTCTGATCTGACCAAATCTCACAAACCCACTGACCAAAATACGTCAAG tatatcCTCGCTCACTCCACCTTCCAGCCCGTCGACCTCTCCCGAACACAGAAAAGCCAGTCTCgccgatgacatcacaatagtGGGAGGAAACCGCACCGGGATCTTTGTGAGCCACGTGAAGCCCGGGTCTGCGGCCGAAAACTGTGGACTGACACCGGGCTGTGAGCTGCTGGAG CTGGAGCGTGTGCTGTTTGGCGAGGGCAGTGTGCAGCTGACCCAGTGCACTGCAGAGGTAGCACACTTTTCTCTTCAGTGGTGGACAGAACCTTCTTCACTTAAACATCGGAGCAACGCGGAGG cCTATGCCCAACTCTGCTCCCAGATCAAATCTTCTTCTTTCATGGGGGCAGACTCATTCTATGTTCGTGTGAATCTCACTATGGAGCCGCGCGGGGATCCTCCGTCACTGGGAGTGTCTTGTGATGACATCATACACGTCACAGACACCAGACTGAACGGCAAGTATCACTGGCGCTGTTGGCGAGTCGACCCAAACACCGCCAAGCCCCTGCAGGCAGGGACCATGCCAAACTACAACAG GGCTCAACAGTTGCTACTTGTGAGGTTAAGAAAACTGGCACTTGAACAAAAAGACTTCAAGGCGAAAATG TTCTCGAAGAAATCAGCAGGACGTGTGCGCCTCGTTAAAGCTGTGGATCCGAGCTTTCGTGGCATTGACTCTGGTCAACAGGTTTTCTACACTCTCAGTAAAC GTCATGAGGAGCATCTGATTCCATACAGTTTAGTGAAGCCGCTGCAGGTTCAAACTAAAAGACCAGTGattttctctccgtctcttctGTCTCGGGGGCTTATCGAGAGACTGATGCAGCCTGCAGACTCCAGTCTGAACTTCAGCACCTGCCCCACAG AACATATCCCCGTTTCAGAacgaggagacagacaggtgttcTTGTTAGATTCGTACGCTCCAGAGCAGGCTCTGGGTGTGAGAGTGCAGTCTATACAGGACATAATCAGCCAG GGTAAACACTGTTTGTTGGAGCTGGGGCTGTCCAGTGTTGAAGGCCTGTTGAGAACGGGAATATACCCTATTGTCATCCACATTTGCCCAAagagcaaaaaacacaaaaaactaagGCAG TTTTTTCCTCGATGTGTGGAGGACGGAGCAATGGAGGAGGTGTGTCATGCTGAAGAGCTGCAGTTAGAGACGCTGCCTCTGCTTTATCACACTCTGGAGCCAAACACTTGGAGCTGCACAGAGGAGCTGCTGTCGTCGTTACGTAACGCCATCCACAGCCAACAGAGTGCAGTAGCCTGGGTCGAACTGGACCGGCTGCAATAA